A region of the Massilia sp. erpn genome:
GGCCGACCAGAGCTGCTTGCCATCGTCCTGGGTCAGGCGGGCGTAGTAAAAGTGTTCACCAGGGGGCGGGGTGATGGTGGGGGAGTCCTGGTCCTGGGCCAGCAGGCGCGTGCTGGCTTTCCGGCCTGGAACGCCTTCAAAGATTTCCACCCGCACGGGACTGTGGTCGCTGCTGCTGGCGTAGCTGAGCTGGAATTGCAGCGGCCCGCTGTTGTCGAAACGCTCGCCCATCAGATGGCCGTTGGCCCTGAGAATCAGCTGGCTGCCCTTGTCCATGGTGGCAAAGACGCGGCGCTGACGCAGGGCGGTGACGAGATTGTCCAGCGTCAGGCTGTCGCCGGCGGGCAGCAGTATGCCGGTGCGGTTGCTGTAGGACGCGCCCCAGTTGGCGCAGTGGTTGTCCTGGTTGCTGCTGAACGCCAGGTGGTAGCCCGCTTCCAGCAGCGTGCGGCAACGCTCTTCATAGTTGCTGAGGTGGCTCTCCTGTTCATCGCTGCGGCTGGAAAAGGCCGAACTGTTCATCACCTCGCACAAGACCATGGCCTGCTCGCCGTCGCTGCTGAAGGCGAAAGCCTGGCCGTCGATGCGGAACTGGCTGTCGCCGGGATGGTTGAACTGGCCTATCCAGCCGCGTTCGCGCATCAGTTGGTACAGGCTGGCGTAATCGCCTTTGGCGGTGAAGGTGTCGGCCATCAGCTCGCCCGCACCATTGCGCTCCCATCCCAGCAGCTCGGGGCTGTTGAATATATTCAGGTGGCCGCCCTTGCTGATGACGCCCCATTCCATGCCATACACGCCGAGAAAGCCGGGATGGGCCGCATTGAAAGCCGCCGTTTGCGCCAGCCCGCTTTGATAGAGCTGGCGCGCGCGGCTGGCGTCGGCGTTGGGATCGCTGCCTTCGGAACCGTCATACATATGGTTATGCTCGGACGTCATAAGGAAGTCCAGGCCGTGCGCGCGTGCATAGGCAAAGGCTTGCGCCGGGCCGGCTGCCGCGCTTTGCGGTTCCTGCGCCCCATGGCAGCCGGGCAGCTCGCCGCCACCGTCGCTGTGGCCGGTCTGGCTGTGCAGATTGCCGAGGTAGACGGTGTAGGGCCGGTCTGCACTGGCCAGCTCGGCCAGGGGCTTGCCGGTGAGACTTGCAGCGGGCGGCGCGGCAGTGGTCTGAGCGGCCAGCGGCAGCGCCTTGCCGCCCGCGATGCACAGTGCCGGCGGCAGGCCGATGGCGATGGGCCAGCTTTGTTCGATGGCCGGTTCCGCTCGCCACATCTGGCGTGCTTGGGATGTCGCCTTGCCGTGCGCGGCGCGGGCCAGCGGCTCGGGCGCCGCGCGCAGGCGCAAATGGTAAAGGCCGGCTGGCGGCCGTGCTGCCGCGGCATTTCTTGCCCGGCCTGCGGCCCAGACTGGAGCGAGTTGCAGCTCCGGGCCGCGCAATGCGGCTTGGCCTTGCCAGCGGCGCAAGCTGCGGCCGCGCTGGTCGAGCAGGTCGAGTTGCCAGTGCAGGCGCTGGCCGGATGCGGCGCCGGGATAGCGGAAACGCAGATGCAGCGGCCGCGTGCCCGCCTCGCCGCCGAGGAAAGGCGCGTCCAGCGCCGCCTCGAATTCATGGTGGTCGGCCGCGCCTTGCTGGGCGGCGGCCGGGACCAGCAAGCTGCAAGCGAGCAAGGCGGCCCAAAGCGGCTTGGCAGCGCCGGTTTCCTGCACTGAAACGATACTGACAGTAAATATGTCGGATCGGAGCGACACCATTTTTTCTTCCCCCCTTTGCGTGTTGGAGCGGGCGGGCGAAAAATGGTTCGCACTGGCGTTTAATAGTATGCTGCTGCAATGCAAGAGGAAAATTCCGGCGGATCGATGCGCAAACTCAATGAGCTTGGGAATAGTCTGGTCAGTACGCGCTTGCTGCTGTGGGGCGCGGGCCTGGTCTTGGCTGGCGCCGTCGGAATGACGCTGTACGCCACCGCCGCCAAAACGGTGGAAGACGATGCCCAGCTGCGCTTCGACAACCTGACGCGCGCCACCCAGTACAGCATCTCGGCCCGTGTGAAATCCTATTCGGATGTGGTGCGCGGCCTGGTTGCCTTGTTCCAGACCACGGACTCGCTGACGCGGCTGCAATTCCGCCAGTACGTGAACAGCCTGAATATGCCGCTGCATTTTCCGGCGATCCAGGCCATCAATTACGCCCCCTATGTTCCCGCCGCCGAGCGCGACGACTTCGTGGCCGCCGTGCGCGCCGACCGCAGCATCAATCCGGCCGGCTATCCGAAGTTCGACATCAAGCCGCCGGGCCTGCGCCACCACTACGCGCCGCTGACTTACCTGGAACCGATGGACATGCTGATGGAGCGCTTCGGCGTGGACATCACCGCCAATCCCGCCATCGACCGCGCCATGGAACTGTCGCGCGATACGGGCCAGATCAGCGCCTCGGGCCAGCCGGTGGTGCTGAAAAAGCCGGCGCCGCATATCGGCCTGGGCATGCGCCTGCCGGTCTATCGGCGCGGCATGCCGGTGCACGATATGGAGAGCCGCCGCGCCGCCTATCTGGGATCGGTCGGCATCGGCTTTTCCGTGGCCAAGCTGGTGCAGGGCGCGATCGACGAGATGGCCGACCGTCAAGTGCATATGATCCTGTACGCCGACGGCGCCGGCGATCCGGAAAAGCGCAGCCTGAGCATCGGCAAGGAAGACCGCCTGCTGTTCAACGATAACGGCTCCATCGATGCGCCCCCGGTCCTGCCGGGCAATTCGGACGACTATTTTCTGACCGTGCTGCCCATCGATTTCAACGGTACCCTGTGGAAGGCGCGCTTCCATGCGCGCAAGACCGATATGGTGCTGGGCTTCGACCGCTGGTTCCCGCTGGTGGCGCTGGGGACGGGCTTTGCGGGCACCTTGCTGATTTACCTGTTCTTTTTCAGCCTGTACTGGCAGCGCCGTAGCGCCCAGGAGCAGCGTCGCCTGCTGGACAGTGTGCTGAACAATGTGGACGCCCATGTGTACATGAAAGACCAGGGCCGCCGCTTCATTTATGTGAATGCGAAGATGGCCGAGGCCATGGGCCTGCCGGTGGAGCAGATCATCGGGCGCCTGGACCGCGAGGTGATGCCGCAGCGCGATGCCGAGCAGGCCTGGAATGAGGACCGCGCCGTGTTTGCCGACAGCCTGAAACGCTCGGGCGAGGGCAAGTATGTCGACCGCCACGGCGTGATCCACCATCTATGGACGGTGAAGGCGCCGGTGGAGGGCGAGCAGGGCGTAAGCGCCGTCATCGCGCTCTCCACCGACGTGACGGAGCTGCACAATCTGAAAGAGCAGGCGCAGGCGGCCAACCAGGCCAAGAGCGACTTCCTGTCGAATATGAGCCATGAGATCCGTACGCCGATGAATAGCGTGATCGGCATGGCCCACCTGGCGCTGAAGTCCGTCACCAATCCCAAGCAGCGCGATTATCTGCAAAAGATTTACCACTCGGGCCAGCACCTGCTGGGCATCATCAACGACATCCTCGATTTCTCCAAGATCGAGGCCGGCAAGCTCGATCTGGAAATGCTGGACTTCACGCTGGAGTCGCTGTTGTCGAATATCTCGAACCAGCTGGGCGAGTCGGCTTCGCGCAAGGAGCTGGAACTGGTGTTCGAAATCTGGCCCGGCCTGTCGCGCCAGATGCGCGGCGATCCGCTGCGCCTGGAGCAGGTGCTGCTGAACTTCACCAGCAATGCCATCAAGTTCTCGGAAAACGGCCGCATCTATATCCGCGCCCGGCCGGTGGAAGACCGCGACAACTACACCATGGTGCGCTTCGAGGTGCAGGACAATGGCATCGGCATGAGTCCGCAGCAGATCGGCAAGCTGTTCCAGTCCTTCCACCAGGCAGACACCTCGACCACGCGCAAATACGGCGGCACGGGCCTGGGCCTGGTCATCAGCAAGCAGTTGGCGGAGCTGATGGGCGGCGGCGTGGGCGTGGACAGCGAGCCGGGACACGGCAGCACCTTCTGGTTCACCGCGCGCCTGATGAAGAGTACCAATTTCCTGCAGGAGCCGCAGAGCAACGAGCTGCAGGCCGACGTGGCGGCCTCGCTGCGCGGCGCCTCCATCCTGCTGGTGGAGGACAATATCTTCAGCCAGCAGGTGGGCCAGGAGCTGCTGGAGGATGCCGGCGCCACCGTGGTGGTGGCCAACAACGGCAAGGAAGCCATCGACCTGCTGCTGAAAGAGCATTTCGATTGCGTGCTGATGGATGTGCAGATGCCGGTGATGGACGGCTTCGAGGCGACGCGCCTGATCCGCCTTCACCCCAAGCTGTCCGGCACGCCGGTGATTGCGATGACGGCCAATGCCGGCCGCGAAGACCAGGCGCGCTGCCTGGAAGCGGGCATGGACGAATTCGTGACCAAGCCGATCGCACCGCAACTGCTGTTCGCTGTGCTGGCCAAGTGGCTGGGCCAGCGCGCCTCCGATGGCGCATCGCGCACGGCGCGGCCAACGCCGCCGCGTGAGGCTGCGTCGCTGGAAAATGCGCCGCCCATCGCCAGCGTGGCGGAGGGCGCACCCGCCGCCGTGGCGTTCGAGATGGCGGCGCCGGCAGTGCCTGCGCCTTTGCCTGCCGCGGCGGGCGATGACGGGGCCGAGATGGCGCTTCCCGGCGAGGCTGAGCTGTTCGATATGCGCGCCCTGGCCCAGACCTTCGGCAACAAGCCGGACAAGATGCGCAAGTACGCCCTGATGTTCCTCGATTCGGCGCGCGACAGCATGGTGGAGGTGAACGAGGCGCTGGAACTGGGCGATATGAAGCGTCTGTCCGAGCTGGGGCACCGCATCAAATCCTCGGCGCGCGCGGTGGGCGCCATGAGTTTCGCCGACCTGTGTCTGAACCTGGAGCGCCTGAAGCCGGAGGATGACCTGGAGCACGCGCGCGCCATCGTGGTCCGCATGCAACCCTTGCTGGAGCGTTTGAAAGAGCATGTGGCGCAGGAGCTGGCGGCCAGCGTGCCCGGCTAGCGGCTTGCGAGCCGCGCACGCGGCCCAGGGTTTGTATTCGGCGCGCGACAGGCGATAATAGCGGCTGGCATCCACTTCCACGGCACTATGCACGCGAGCGTTACTCCCGGACTTCTGATCTTGCACGGCAATCAGCTGGAGCAGCTGCGTGCCGCCGTGTTCCAGTGGCTGCGCGCGCATCCGCTGGCGCCGCTGGAAACCGAGACCTTCCTGGTGCAGTCGAACGGCGTGGCCGAGTGGCTGAAAA
Encoded here:
- a CDS encoding CehA/McbA family metallohydrolase, translated to MVSLRSDIFTVSIVSVQETGAAKPLWAALLACSLLVPAAAQQGAADHHEFEAALDAPFLGGEAGTRPLHLRFRYPGAASGQRLHWQLDLLDQRGRSLRRWQGQAALRGPELQLAPVWAAGRARNAAAARPPAGLYHLRLRAAPEPLARAAHGKATSQARQMWRAEPAIEQSWPIAIGLPPALCIAGGKALPLAAQTTAAPPAASLTGKPLAELASADRPYTVYLGNLHSQTGHSDGGGELPGCHGAQEPQSAAAGPAQAFAYARAHGLDFLMTSEHNHMYDGSEGSDPNADASRARQLYQSGLAQTAAFNAAHPGFLGVYGMEWGVISKGGHLNIFNSPELLGWERNGAGELMADTFTAKGDYASLYQLMRERGWIGQFNHPGDSQFRIDGQAFAFSSDGEQAMVLCEVMNSSAFSSRSDEQESHLSNYEERCRTLLEAGYHLAFSSNQDNHCANWGASYSNRTGILLPAGDSLTLDNLVTALRQRRVFATMDKGSQLILRANGHLMGERFDNSGPLQFQLSYASSSDHSPVRVEIFEGVPGRKASTRLLAQDQDSPTITPPPGEHFYYARLTQDDGKQLWSAPLWVKQQAPP
- a CDS encoding CHASE domain-containing protein — encoded protein: MRKLNELGNSLVSTRLLLWGAGLVLAGAVGMTLYATAAKTVEDDAQLRFDNLTRATQYSISARVKSYSDVVRGLVALFQTTDSLTRLQFRQYVNSLNMPLHFPAIQAINYAPYVPAAERDDFVAAVRADRSINPAGYPKFDIKPPGLRHHYAPLTYLEPMDMLMERFGVDITANPAIDRAMELSRDTGQISASGQPVVLKKPAPHIGLGMRLPVYRRGMPVHDMESRRAAYLGSVGIGFSVAKLVQGAIDEMADRQVHMILYADGAGDPEKRSLSIGKEDRLLFNDNGSIDAPPVLPGNSDDYFLTVLPIDFNGTLWKARFHARKTDMVLGFDRWFPLVALGTGFAGTLLIYLFFFSLYWQRRSAQEQRRLLDSVLNNVDAHVYMKDQGRRFIYVNAKMAEAMGLPVEQIIGRLDREVMPQRDAEQAWNEDRAVFADSLKRSGEGKYVDRHGVIHHLWTVKAPVEGEQGVSAVIALSTDVTELHNLKEQAQAANQAKSDFLSNMSHEIRTPMNSVIGMAHLALKSVTNPKQRDYLQKIYHSGQHLLGIINDILDFSKIEAGKLDLEMLDFTLESLLSNISNQLGESASRKELELVFEIWPGLSRQMRGDPLRLEQVLLNFTSNAIKFSENGRIYIRARPVEDRDNYTMVRFEVQDNGIGMSPQQIGKLFQSFHQADTSTTRKYGGTGLGLVISKQLAELMGGGVGVDSEPGHGSTFWFTARLMKSTNFLQEPQSNELQADVAASLRGASILLVEDNIFSQQVGQELLEDAGATVVVANNGKEAIDLLLKEHFDCVLMDVQMPVMDGFEATRLIRLHPKLSGTPVIAMTANAGREDQARCLEAGMDEFVTKPIAPQLLFAVLAKWLGQRASDGASRTARPTPPREAASLENAPPIASVAEGAPAAVAFEMAAPAVPAPLPAAAGDDGAEMALPGEAELFDMRALAQTFGNKPDKMRKYALMFLDSARDSMVEVNEALELGDMKRLSELGHRIKSSARAVGAMSFADLCLNLERLKPEDDLEHARAIVVRMQPLLERLKEHVAQELAASVPG